A single genomic interval of Danio aesculapii chromosome 5, fDanAes4.1, whole genome shotgun sequence harbors:
- the bmp2k gene encoding LOW QUALITY PROTEIN: BMP-2-inducible protein kinase (The sequence of the model RefSeq protein was modified relative to this genomic sequence to represent the inferred CDS: inserted 1 base in 1 codon), whose translation MKKFSRMPKSESGSLGGGSGSGTGSSNYIGKVFAVGRYQVTVEELIAEGGFSMVFLARTHSGVRCALKRMYVNNVHDLNIFRREITIMKELSGHKNIVRYLDSTTNAVGDSVWEVLILMEYCKAGQVVKQMNQRLHIGFTEAEVLNIFCDACEAVARLHQCKTPIIHRDLKVENILLNDQGNYVLCDFGSATHKVLLPHKDGITAVEDEIKKYTTLSYRAPEMINLYQGKAITTKADIWALGCLLYKLCFFTLPFGXSQVAICDGPSLFPDGSNSPQSLHCLIRYMLEPDQEKRPDIYQVSYFAFRLAGKECPVPNLFNSPLPTSLPEPFTASDIAAKKSLTKARITDSVGPTETSIAPRQRPKAANSNVLPLSSSVTPVKMTVTTASGNGQQSAAQMPNSSQQNRVLQQLQPGDLRLQQLHHQQQQQQQHHNIQHQQQIAAQQLQYMQQYHQAMQQSLQMQQHQHMLQQQQQQMMMQQQPVYQSQQQQQQAHYTALMQQYQQAFVQQQQQCAPVHQVPYISPLEFQTSLGSYNPAGPSPVETSFVNISRNPVSAVDVMSPPPQTVSNPPDMSSWNPFGEDNFSKLTEEELLDREFDLLRAKKPVERSVSMEASSIDRQQPVLQPSLPEDPFGSVPFLANAAGAGVLTAENPVDNPSVSLQDTTPPPLAKERKPTKKSSSTGSLPQKAGEDSDSDFESDPPSPKSSEDEEVEEEEALNSEHEDTEPENLGQRPLLMDSEDEIEEEDKHSSDSDCDSRKVKLSEVPPAVESGASVITPPISPSLSMTAKNLVDVFGAVPFVGSGQAPESSDIFAKAPFRQASQENTIEETDVFTKAPFSRNLSRSSRSGDGPGGQTPPISPDSVDVFGFSPFHVIPTSESQEDVFDQASLDEAASPQQQRQKQRSLQKLSSRQRRTKQEASGTNGKRHHGTPTGGRKTNKPSFRTPERVRRHKKVGRRDSQSSNEFLSTSDSKENISISLGEVMEKAAALPSEEVLLDPFGAKPFHPQDGSRHQSLGDGKSEINSNNGRPRTSSLHSVFDGNKTDDFGAVPFTELVVQDGTPQTPQIDLDPFGAAPFPSKQ comes from the exons GAGGTTTCTCCATGGTGTTTCTGGCCCGCACACATAGTGGAGTAAGATGTGCCCTGAAAAGGATGTACGTGAACAATGTCCACGATCTGAACATCTTCAGACGGGAGATCACTATCATG AAAGAGTTGTCAGGCCACAAGAACATTGTGCGGTATCTGGACTCAACAACCAATGCTGTGGGAGACAGTGTATGGGAGGTTCTGATTCTGATGGAGTATTGCAAGG CTGGTCAGGTGGTGAAGCAGATGAACCAGCGGCTGCACATAGGATTCACTGAAGCAGAGGTGCTCAACATATTCTGTGATGCCTGTGAAGCTGTAGCCAGACTCCACCAGTGTAAAACTCCAATTATCCACAGGGACCTGAAG GTAGAAAACATCCTCCTAAATGACCAGGGAAACTATGTATTGTGTGACTTTGGAAGTGCCACACACAAAGTTCTACTTCCACATAAAGATGGAATTACCGCTGTGGAGGATGAGATCAAGAA GTACACGACTCTGTCATACCGTGCCCCAGAGATGATTAACTTGTACCAAGGGAAAGCCATCACCACAAAGGCTGATATCTGG gCGCTTGGATGCTTGTTGTACAAGCTGTGTTTCTTCACACTTCCATTTG AGAGTCAGGTTGCCATATGTGACGGACCTTCGCTGTTTCCGGACGGTTCAAATTCTCCTCAAAGTTTGCACTGTTTAATCA GATACATGTTGGAGCCTGATCAAGAAAAGAGACCTGACATCTATCAGGTTTCTTACTTTGCCTTTCGGTTAGCTGGAAAGGAGTGTCCAGTGCCAAATCTTTTT AATTCTCCCCTTCCCACCTCATTGCCAGAGCCCTTTACTGCTAGTGATATTGCTGCTAAGAAGAGCCTGACAAAAGCCCG aataactGATTCGGTTGGACCAACGGAAACGTCAATTGCACCCAGACAAAGGCCCAAAGCTGCAAATAGTAATGTTCTGCCTTTGTCCAGCTCAGTAACTCCTGTGAAAATGACTGTAACCACAG CTTCTGGAAATGGGCAGCAGTCAGCAGCACAGATGCCGAACAGCAGTCAACAGAACAGAGTATTACAGCAGCTGCAGCCTGGAGACCTGCGACTGCAACAGCTACATCATCaacagcaacagcagcagcagcaccacAATATCCAACATCAACAGCAAATCGCCGCACAGCAGCTACAGTACATGCAACAG TATCATCAGGCCATGCAACAGAGTCTTCAGATGCAGCAGCACCAGCATAtgcttcagcagcagcagcaacagatGATGATGCAGCAGCAGCCCGTATATCAATCccagcagcagcaacagcaggCTCACTACACTGCCCTG ATGCAGCAGTACCAGCAGGCTTTtgttcagcagcagcagcagtgtgcTCCAGTTCACCAGGTGCCCTATATCTCCCCTCTGGAGTTCCAGACCTCTCTGGGCTCCTATAATCCTGCCGGACCTTCTCCAGTAGAGACTTCCTTCGTCAACATCAG TAGAAATCCAGTGTCTGCTGTGGATGTCATGAGCCCCCCTCCACAGACCGTCAGCAACCCTCCAGATATGTCAAGCTGGAACCCATTTGGAGAAGACAATTTCTCTAAACTCACCGAAGAGGAGCTCCTCGATCGAGAATTTGACCTTCTAAGAGCAA AAAAGCCAGTGGAGCGATCAGTCAGCATGGAGGCCAGCAGCATAGACAGACAGCAGCCGGTCCTGCAGCCCTCGCTCCCCGAGGATCCATTTGGCTCCGTGCCCTTCCTGGCCAACGCAG cAGGAGCCGGTGTGCTGACAGCAGAGAATCCGGTGGACAACCCCAGTGTTTCTCTTCAAGACACCACCCCGCCGCCACTGGCCAAAGAGCGCAAACCTACAAAGAAAAGCAGCTCCACTGGTTCCCTGCCTCAGAAAGCCGGCGAGGACTCAGACAGTGATTTTGAGTCTGATCCTCCCTCTCCCAAAAGCAGTGAAGATGAGGAGGTGGAAGAAGAGGAAGCTCTCAACAGCGAACATGAAGACACAGAGCCTGAAAACCTGGGACAGAGGCCTCTGCTCATGGACTCTGAAGATGAGATAGAAGAGGAGGACAAACACAGCTCAGACTCTGACTGTGACTCTAGAAAAGTGAAACTCTCAGAAGTCCCGCCTGCTGTTGAATCTGGAGCCAGCGTAATCACTCCCCCCATTTCACCAAGCCTCTCCATGACTGCCAAAAACCTAGTGGATGTGTTTGGTGCTGTTCCTTTCGTTGGCAGCGGTCAGGCACCGGAGAGCTCCGATATTTTTGCCAAAGCCCCTTTCAGGCAGGCTAGCCAGGAGAACACCATAGAAGAAACTGACGTTTTCACCAAAGCTCCTTTCAGTAGAAACCTCTCCAGATCCAGCAGGAGCGGTGATGGACCTGGTGGCCAGACACCACCTATTTCCCCCGACAGCGTTGATGTATTCGGATTCTCGCCTTTCCACGTCATACCCACCTCCGAGTCCCAGGAGGATGTTTTCGACCAAGCCTCTTTGGACGAAGCAGCAAGTCCTCAGCAGCAGAGGCAGAAGCAGCGCAGCCTTCAGAAACTCTCCTCGCGGCAGAGGCGCACCAAACAGGAGGCCAGTGGCACCAACGGAAAGCGACACCACGGGACGCCCACCGGTGGCAGAAAGACCAACAAGCCTAGCTTCCGGACTCCTGAGCGGGTACGAAGACACAAGAAAGTTGGTAGACGGGACTCTCAGAGCAGCAATGAGTTCCTCAGCACATCCGACTCCAAAGAGAACATCAGTATTTCCCTGGGCGAGGTGATGGAGAAAGCAGCTGCTCTGCCCTCCGAGGAGGTTTTGCTGGATCCGTTTGGAGCCAAGCCTTTCCATCCGCAAGACGGCAGTCGACACCAGAGCTTGGGAGACGGAAAAAGTGAGATCAACTCGAACAACGGCAGGCCGAGGACCAGCTCGCTGCACAGTGTGTTCGATGGAAACAAGACGGATGACTTTGGAGCTGTGCCTTTCACAGAACTGGTGGTCCAAGACGGAACTCCGCAAACCCCTCAAATAGATCTCGACCCATTCGGAGCCGCACCTTTCCCCTCAAAGCAGTGA